Below is a genomic region from Methylobacterium sp. FF17.
CCGACACCGACAGGGGCCTGCTGAACCGCGTCGCCCTCGATCCCCGCACCGGCCTGCCGACCGGGGAGCCGGCCACCCTCTACGACCATCGCGGAGGGGAGGGCGGCCTCGACGGTGCCACCGTCGATACCGAGGGCCGGATCTGGTGCGCGCGCTGGGGCGCGTCCTGCGTCGACGCCTACGGGCCGGACGGCGCGCGCCTCCGCACCGTGCGGGTGCCGGTGTCGCGCCCGAGCTGCCCGACCTTCGCCGGACCCGGCCTCGACCGCCTCCTCGTCACCAGCGCCTACGAGGGCATGACCCCGGCGGAGCGCGCCGCCGACCCGGAGCACGGGCGCACGCTCCTGGTGGATCTCGGGCGCCTCGTGGATTTCGACGTGCGCGGCCTACGGGCGCCGGCCTTCCGCGTTTCGGCCTGAGCGCCGGAGCCACGGCTCTCCTCACGGGCCGAAACTTCGGCGTCCGGGTCTGATAGGGATCGTACGTCGCGGCCCGGCCCGGTGCCGTCCCACAGGGAGCCGACCCGCATGCCATCCCCCATCCTGCTGGTCACCAGCCTGGAGCCCGCCGAGGAGGCGGCCTGGCGCGCCGCCCTCGTCGAGGCCATGCCCGGGGAAACGCTCCTGGGGGCCACAGAGTCGGGACACGTTGAATCCGGGGCCGCGCCTTCCGCCGAGATCGCGATCGTCGCCAATCCGCCCCCCGGCGCGCTGGCGGGACTGCCGGCCCTGCGCTGGGTCCACAGCCTCTGGGCGGGGGTGGACCGCCTGGTCCTCGACGAAACCCTGCCGCCGGTACCGGTCGTGCGCCTCGTCGATCCGGCACTCGCCGGCGCCATGGCGGAGGCAGTGGCCGCCGCCGTCCTGCACCTGCACCGCGACCTTCCCCGCTACGCCGAGCAGCAGCGCCAGGGCCTGTGGCGCCAGCACGCGGTGCGCCCGGCGCGTGAGCGGCACGTGACCCTCCTGGGGATGGGTGAGATGGGGAGCGCTGCGGCAAAGCTGCTGCAGGCCATCGGTTTCACGGTCCAGGGCTGGAGCCGCTCCGGCACGGCACGGGACGGTGTTCCCGTCCTGTCCGGTCCGGAGAGCTGGGCGCGGGCGCTCGCCTGCACCGACATCCTCGTCA
It encodes:
- a CDS encoding 2-hydroxyacid dehydrogenase, giving the protein MPSPILLVTSLEPAEEAAWRAALVEAMPGETLLGATESGHVESGAAPSAEIAIVANPPPGALAGLPALRWVHSLWAGVDRLVLDETLPPVPVVRLVDPALAGAMAEAVAAAVLHLHRDLPRYAEQQRQGLWRQHAVRPARERHVTLLGMGEMGSAAAKLLQAIGFTVQGWSRSGTARDGVPVLSGPESWARALACTDILVNLLPLTVETRGLLDREAFARLPRGAALVNYGRGAHVVEGDLIEALDAGVLSHAILDVFETEPLPRGHRLWSHPGVTILPHVAAPTTLASAAAIVAATVRAFRETGRVPAGIDRARGY